Below is a window of Candidatus Thermoplasmatota archaeon DNA.
AATTACTGAACGGTAAAAGAAACAATATTTTAGTAAACCTTCGGAAGTACTGTTTTTTCCAAAACATTTATACATTTGCAAATCTATCTTTACATCCCGTGAAGTATATTATTATCACGGGCGGAGTTTTGTCAGGTCTTGGAAAAGGAATAACAACCTCAAGTATTGGCAGATTGCTTATCTCAAGAGGTTTTAAAGTCACAGCTATCAAAATAGACCCTTATCTGAATTGCGACGCAGGCACAATGAATCCCTATCAGCATGGGGAGGTTTTTGTTTTAGAAGATGGCAGCGAGGTAGACCTTGATTTAGGTAACTACGAAAGGTTTTTAGAAGTGAACTTAACAAGTACTCATAATATTACGACAGGCAAAATTTACAGAGCTGTAATTGAAAAAGAGAGGAAAGGTCTATACTTGGGGGAGACTGTACAAATAATTCCTCATATAACAAATCAGATAAAAGAAGAGCTGAAGAAGGTAGCAAGCGCTTCTAAAGCTGATATTGTGCTTGTAGAGCTTGGCGGTACTGTAGGCGATATTGAGAGCATGCCTTTTTTAGAAGCAGTGCGACAGCTTCATAGAGAAGTAGGCGGTGAAGAGAACTGCGTTTTCGTGCATACAACTTTAGTGCCTGTAGTAGGACCTGTTGACGAGCAGAAGAGCAAGCCTACACAGCATTCTGTGCGCGAATTAAGAGCGCTCGGCATACAGCCTGATTTGATTGTAGGAAGAGCTAAAAAAGAGTTAGATTACGAGGTAAAAAGAAAAATTTCTTTGTTTTGCGACGTGCCTTTAGAAGCGGTAGTGAGCGTAGCTGATACAAAAACAATTTATCGAATACCCATGGAGCTTGAGAATCAGCATTTAACTGACTATTTGCTGAAAAAGCTAGGACTGCAGGAACGGAAGAAAGACTTAGAGGAATGGGAAAGATTTACAAATAGAATTCTCAATCCTGATAGTGAGATAGAATTAGCGATAGTAGGTAAATACGTCCATCTTAAAGATTCTTATATAAGCTATATTGAGAGTTTAAATCACTGCAGTGCTCAAACTGGTATAAAATCGAATATAAAGTGGATTGAAGCTGAAGAGCTAGAAAAAGGCGAAACCGCTCTGCTGGAGGGGGTGCATGGCATAATAATTCCAGGTGGCTTTGGAGAAAGAGGCAGTGAAGGGAAAACTATTGCTATAAAATATGCCAGAGAGAAAAAAATACCGTTTTTAGGAGTATGCTTCGGCTTTCAGCTAGCTGTTGTAGAATATGCTAGAAACGTGCTAGGGCTAAAAGATGCTAATTCCACTGAATTCAAAAAAACATCTCACCCAGTAATAGATATCCTTCCAAGTCAGCGTAAAGTAAAAGAACTAGGCGGTACAATGCGCTTAGGCTCTCATCCAATAATAA
It encodes the following:
- the pyrG gene encoding CTP synthase (glutamine hydrolyzing) — encoded protein: MKYIIITGGVLSGLGKGITTSSIGRLLISRGFKVTAIKIDPYLNCDAGTMNPYQHGEVFVLEDGSEVDLDLGNYERFLEVNLTSTHNITTGKIYRAVIEKERKGLYLGETVQIIPHITNQIKEELKKVASASKADIVLVELGGTVGDIESMPFLEAVRQLHREVGGEENCVFVHTTLVPVVGPVDEQKSKPTQHSVRELRALGIQPDLIVGRAKKELDYEVKRKISLFCDVPLEAVVSVADTKTIYRIPMELENQHLTDYLLKKLGLQERKKDLEEWERFTNRILNPDSEIELAIVGKYVHLKDSYISYIESLNHCSAQTGIKSNIKWIEAEELEKGETALLEGVHGIIIPGGFGERGSEGKTIAIKYAREKKIPFLGVCFGFQLAVVEYARNVLGLKDANSTEFKKTSHPVIDILPSQRKVKELGGTMRLGSHPIIIKKRSLAYSLYKKTKIYERHRHRYEVNPKYIEKLENAGLNFTGKSQDRKRMEILELKEHPYFIASQFHPEFKSRLTAPAPLFLGLVKAAKEFKITS